The region CGAAAGCTCTATCAAGGCTCGCGCCTGCATCGGGGGCACCGCGCCGGAACAGGTATCGAATGCTATTGCAAAAGCCAAGGAGATCTTGTATATAGAAAGAAATAAGAACTCTATCCGCTCCCGGCCCGAGGCTGGAGGATGAGCGACTGATCGATTCCTCTATCAGATCAGACCGGGCGTCACAGGCGGGCCAAACCCCACAGGACATGGCCGGGAATCTGGAGGAGAGATAGAGGGAGGGGACATGGCGCTGGCCTAGATAATCGCCATGAGCCGGTGCCGGTAAATAGTGGTCGTCTTAGAAGCATCTTCTAGGCAAAGTCAAGCTAATCGTATAATAATCCAGAAATTTGGCGGTACATCCGTTGCCACGGCAGAAGCGCGGAAACTAGTTGCGTCTAAAGTGTTAGAAGCGCAGAAGCAGGGATTTCAGCCCGTAGTTGTGGTGTCCGCCATGGGAAGGCGTCCGGACCCTTATGCGACGGATACGTTGCTTGACATGGTGAATAGCACGGGAATCGAGGTCGCGCCGAGGGAGCGGGACCTTCTCATATCTTGTGGTGAGATCATCTCAGCGGTCATACTCGTGCAGGCATTGAAAGCCGTTGGCATTCAGGCCCAGGCCTTTACCGGATCACAGTCAGGCATAATCACGGATGATAGGTTTGGAGAAGCCCGAATCATCGGGATAGGGCCAGAAAGAATCCTTGCTTCCATAAGGGACGGCCATGTTCCCGTTGTCGCTGGTTTCCAGGGATGCAGCATAGCAGGAGATATTACCACCTTGGGACGGGGTGGAAGCGATACTACTGCTTCAGCTCTTGGAGTCGCTCTCAAGGCTGAGCTTGTGGAGATTTATACGGATGTTGATGGGGTGATGAGCGCAGATCCTCGTGTATCAGGTGGGTCGCAGATACTTGAGAGCATGACCTATGAAGAGATATTGGAGCTTGCCAATAATGGCGCCAAGGTTGTGCATCCCCGGGCCGTGGAGATAGTCCGTCAAGCCGGGATTCCCATGAAGGTTAAGAACACCTTCAGCGATGCTCCCGGGACTCTTATCACCTCTGGCAAGACAAGCAGGATAATAACTGGGGTTACCCATTTAGCTGGACTTTCAAGGATCGAGGTTGATCTCACTGGCCATCCTGATCAGCATCAGGCCCGGGTGTTAGTATTCAAGGCCATCAGTGAAGAGGGAATCAACATCGATTTCGTCAACATGACCCCTCAGAGTGTCTTATTCACCATCAAGAGCGATCTGCAGGAGAAGGCCCAATGTGCCCTCACGAAACAAGGATTTGCGGCAAGTGTTGTGCCCCATTGCGCCAAGGTGTCGGTTGTGGGTGCAGGAATGCAGCATGTGCCAGGCATCATGGCAAGAGTTGTGGATGCGCTTTACCGGGAAGATATAAGTATCATGCAGACCGTAGACTCTGAGATCACCATCTCCTGCTTGATAGCGGAGAAGGATGCGGAACGCGCGGTCAGGGCGCTGTTCCAGGAGTTTGGCCTTTCGCGCGTGGTGTAGGGCGGCATAATAGGCGCTATTCTTGGCAAACGCAGCACTGTCGGGGAATGGGTGCTCCTCGCCATCGGACGCGGCGTGACCAAGCGATAGTGGTATCGTCCCATCGGACGCGACCTTGCTGCAGGTCGCTCTGTGATCCGAGGCCCTCGGGCAATAAGGCCTCGGATCAAAGCCGATGGTCCGATACCACCTACGCTTGCGTGGCATCTCTCGGATCAATGCCGCCGGGAAAGGGACAGGCGGCTCCTCCTTGAATAGGTCAACCTTGGATCGGAGCGATCCTGGAAGATCGGCACCGGAATAGAGAGACGTCCTTTTTGGCGATGATAAAGATAGTAATAGTCTTGGGGGGCTTCTAATGACCAAAGGAGACAGGAGGCTACGCACTCTCGGGCCCGCGCGCGACGTTGATAATGCGAGTGAGGCTATAGCTGAGGAAATGAGCAAGCCCCGGGGCACGCCCCGCGGACGTGAGGTGAGATCTCAGAAGAGTCAGCTGAAGAGCGGTCATTCCCATGGGACAAATAAGGCGATAAAGGTGCCAATCCAGGATAAGAGGTAGCATTGATGCGAAACGTCAGCCTGGCGATGTTAGCGAACATTCATATTGGGTTCGGTAACCTGGGAGATTAAGGTGTTCTGCTTACTTCGGTCCTTTTCTGGCTCCGTGGCGGGAATTTGCCAGCCGATCTCGCAGAGTCTTTAGATCTGCCTCGAACTCAGCCACATCATAATGGATCGGGATCTGGCGACTAGCCAGCAAATGTTGAAACTGCAATTGATTCATCCCTGCCAGGCGGCTAGCCTGCCCCAGGGTTAGTTTCTCTTTCTGGAAGAGCAAGACCGCAATCTCCTGCATCAATTCGGCGGCAGACATTCGAGCTGCCCGCAAGACATCATCTGGTATTATCACGCTCGTTCTCATGCTCCTCTTTGTTTTGGCCCAGAATGGTGAGCCATTCATCGTAACAATTCCGTAGCTCTTGAATTCATGCTACTGACAGCCAGAGATCATATGGAAAAATTTTGTTATTCCTGTATAGATCTATTGAAATAGCCACAATATTTGCTACTAGCTGCTATAGGTCGATATAGCCTTGATGAGCGGCCACGAATGCCTGTCGAATTCCGATTTCTGAGGGATATCCTGGCAATAATTATTATACCATAGTTTCGTAAGCCTATCTATGATATTGACCGCAATGCTCTGGCTCTGGCGCTCTGGCGCCTGGTGTTGCAAAATACGGCATAGTGAGTTATCCTAGATGTAACCGCCGGAAAACTGAATAGCACAAGGATCACTGGGGGAGCTTCTACCGCGAGGCTGAGAATGCAGGGGCAACCTGCTCACCCCTTGAACCTGATTTGCGCCGGGTGATGCGCCGCAAGTGCCCTGCGAGAAATCCCGCAAGGGACGCGGAGGGCGGCAGGTGAGGCGACGCAGCATCCGGTATCTGGGTAATACCAGCGTAGGGAAGTGATTTCGTTGGAATGGAAAGAGAAATGCGAAACCGCGAACCGCAGCTGGTCCGCGGTTTCATTTTGCTGGAGGTGGAAACATTGACGCAACTTGAAATGGCGAGAGACGGCACCATAACACGGGAGATGCGGACGGTTGCCGCGAAGGAACATACGACACCGGAGGAGATACTTAAAGGGGTGGCCGGAGGGACGATCGTGATCCCCGCGAACCCGAATCACCCCGGGCTTGACCCTTGCGGCATAGGATCGGGGCTCCGTACAAAGGTTAATGCCAACATCGGTACGTCTGAGCGTTACCCGGCCATGGAATCGGAGGTAACCAAACTCCAGGCGGCCCTCGCGGCAGGGGCGGATACTATCATGGACCTTAGTACCGGTGGCGATATCGATGCCGTGAGGCGAGGCTTGCTCGAGAGATGCCGGGCTCCCTTTGGCACGGTGCCGATCTACCAGGCTGCTGTGGAGGCAAGGGCCCGGGACGGCGCGATCGTGGCCATGAAGGCAGACAGCCTTTTTGAGGTCATCGAGAGGCAGGCCAGGGACGGGGTGGATTTCATGACGGTACACTGCGGCCTTACGATGGAGAGTCTGGAGAGGATGCGCAGGCAGGGGAGGGTGACCGACATCGTGAGTAGAGGTGGCTCGTTTATCGTTGGATGGATGCTGCATCACGAGAGGGAAAATCCCCTCTATGAGCAGTTCGATCGCCTCCTGGATATATCCCTGCGATATGATATCACCCTGAGCCTCGGGGACGGATTGCGGCCGGGCGCTATAGCGGATGCCACCGATAGGGCGCAGGTTCAGGAGTTAGTCATCCTGGGGGAGCTCGCCCAGAGGGCGCGGGATGCGGGGGTCCAGGTGATGATCGAGGGCCCCGGTCACATGCCGCTTGACCAGATCGAGGCGAATATACGCCTTGAGAAGCAACTCTGCCAGGGAACACCATTTTATGTCCTGGGGCCGCTGGTTACGGATGTGGCGCCGGGATTTGATCACATCACCTCAGCTATTGGAGGGGCCATAGCTGCAAGCGCCGGGGCGGATTTCCTCTGCTATGTGACCCCCGCCGAGCACCTGCGACTGCCGACCCTGGAGGAGGTGCGAGAAGGTGTCATAGCCGCCCGGATCGCAGCCCATGCGGGCGACCTCGTGAAGGGGGTCAGAGGGGCGGCGGATTGGGACAGGGAGATGTCAAGCGCCCGCAAGGCACTTGACTG is a window of Bacillota bacterium DNA encoding:
- the thiC gene encoding phosphomethylpyrimidine synthase ThiC produces the protein MRNREPQLVRGFILLEVETLTQLEMARDGTITREMRTVAAKEHTTPEEILKGVAGGTIVIPANPNHPGLDPCGIGSGLRTKVNANIGTSERYPAMESEVTKLQAALAAGADTIMDLSTGGDIDAVRRGLLERCRAPFGTVPIYQAAVEARARDGAIVAMKADSLFEVIERQARDGVDFMTVHCGLTMESLERMRRQGRVTDIVSRGGSFIVGWMLHHERENPLYEQFDRLLDISLRYDITLSLGDGLRPGAIADATDRAQVQELVILGELAQRARDAGVQVMIEGPGHMPLDQIEANIRLEKQLCQGTPFYVLGPLVTDVAPGFDHITSAIGGAIAASAGADFLCYVTPAEHLRLPTLEEVREGVIAARIAAHAGDLVKGVRGAADWDREMSSARKALDWRRQIELAIDPQRVKSCLAGDALPETGEGCTMCGPYCAMKLVEGFLAPPK
- a CDS encoding UPF0175 family protein; protein product: MRTSVIIPDDVLRAARMSAAELMQEIAVLLFQKEKLTLGQASRLAGMNQLQFQHLLASRQIPIHYDVAEFEADLKTLRDRLANSRHGARKGPK
- the dapG gene encoding aspartate kinase; the encoded protein is MVVLEASSRQSQANRIIIQKFGGTSVATAEARKLVASKVLEAQKQGFQPVVVVSAMGRRPDPYATDTLLDMVNSTGIEVAPRERDLLISCGEIISAVILVQALKAVGIQAQAFTGSQSGIITDDRFGEARIIGIGPERILASIRDGHVPVVAGFQGCSIAGDITTLGRGGSDTTASALGVALKAELVEIYTDVDGVMSADPRVSGGSQILESMTYEEILELANNGAKVVHPRAVEIVRQAGIPMKVKNTFSDAPGTLITSGKTSRIITGVTHLAGLSRIEVDLTGHPDQHQARVLVFKAISEEGINIDFVNMTPQSVLFTIKSDLQEKAQCALTKQGFAASVVPHCAKVSVVGAGMQHVPGIMARVVDALYREDISIMQTVDSEITISCLIAEKDAERAVRALFQEFGLSRVV